Proteins encoded within one genomic window of Melospiza georgiana isolate bMelGeo1 chromosome 24, bMelGeo1.pri, whole genome shotgun sequence:
- the CAP1 gene encoding adenylyl cyclase-associated protein 1: protein MERLVERLEKAVERLENVCQGPGMCGDSSAKGVAQYVQAFDALLAGPVAEYTKISREVGGDVQKHAEMVHAGLMSERALLVVASQHQQPAENAFSELLKPISEQIQAVQNFREKNRGSKLFNHLSAVSESIPALGWVAMAPKPGPYVKEMTDAAMFYTNRILKEYKDVDKKQVDWVKAYLSIWTELQAYIKEYHTTGLTWSKTGPVATAGAKAAPAPPAGPAPPPPGPPPPPAPASSSTDDSASRSALFAQINRGEGITSGLRHVSDDMKTHKNPALKNQGGPVRSGPKPFTAPKPACNANPSPKAPPLLELEGKKWRVENQENATNLVISDTELKQVAYVFKCTNSTLQIKGKINSITLDNCKKLGLVFDDVVGIVEIINSRDVKVQVMGKVPTISINKTDGCHVYLSKSSLDCEIVSAKSSEMNVLIPTDGGDFTEFPVPEQFKTVWNGQKLVTTVTEIAG, encoded by the exons ATGGAGAGGCTGGTGGAGCGCCTGGAGAAGGCTGTGGAGCGCCTGGAGAACGTGTGCCAAGGCCCTGGCATGTGTGGGGATTCCTCTGCCAAAG gaGTGGCTCAGTACGTGCAGGCTTTCGATGCCCTTCTGGCCGGGCCCGTGGCCGAGTACACCAAGATCAGCAGAGAAGTCGGTGGGGATGTGCAGAAGCAC GCTGAGATGGTCCATGCAGGCCTGATGAGTGAGAGGGCTCTTCTGGTGGTGGCATCCCAGCatcagcagccagcagag AACGCCTTCTCAGAGCTCCTCAAGCCCATCTCGGAGCAGATCCAGGCTGTGCAGAACTTCAGGGAGAAGAACCGTGGCAGCAAACTCTTCAACCACTTGTCAGCAGTCAGCGagagcatcccagccctgggctgggtggcCATG GCTCCAAAGCCTGGTCCTTACGTGAAGGAGATGACTGATGCTGCCATGTTTTACACCAACAGGATCCTCAAGGAGTACAAGGATGT AGATAAAAAACAAGTGGACTGGGTGAAAGCTTACCTGAGTATCTGGACAGAGCTGCAGGCCTACATCAAGGAGTACCACACCACAGGGCTGACCTGGAGCAAAACA GGTCCCGTGGCCACAGCAGGGGCtaaagcagcccctgcccccCCGGCTGGGCCTGCACCCCCACCTCCAGGgcctccccctcctcctgcccccgCGAGCTCCAGCACGGACGACTCGGCCTCGCGCTCGGCGCTGTTCGCGCAGATCAACCGGGGAGAAGGGATCACCTCGG GTTTAAGGCACGTGTCAGATGACATGAAAACCCACAAGAATCCAGCCCTGAAGAACCAGGGGGGCCCCGTGAGAAGCGGCCCCAAACCTTTCACTGCTCCCAAACCTGCCTGTAATGCAAACCCCTCCCCAAAGGCACCTCCTTTGCTAGAATTAGAAGGCAAAAAGTGGAGAGTG GAAAACCAGGAGAATGCCACTAACCTGGTGATCAGTGACACAGAACTGAAGCAGGTAGCATATGTTTTCAAGTGCACAAACAGCACACTCCAAATCAAAGGCAAGATCAACTCCATCACCCTGG aCAACTGCAAGAAGCTGGGTCTGGTGTTTGATGACGTGGTGGGCATTGTGGAGATCATCAACAGCAGGGATGTCAAAGTTCAG GTCATGGGTAAAGTGCCAACGATTTCCATCAACAAGACAGATGGGTGCCACGTGTACCTGAGCAAGAGCTCCCTCGACTGCGAGATCGTCAGTGCCAAGTCCTCGGAGATGAACGTGCTCATCCCCACCGACGGGGGGGACTTT ACTGAATTCCCTGTCCCAGAACAGTTCAAGACAGTGTGGAACGGTCAGAAGTTGGTCACCACTGTGACAGAAATTGCAGGCTAA
- the PPT1 gene encoding palmitoyl-protein thioesterase 1, which yields MAALRAAVPVLALLGLCPGPAAAAAPLVIWHGMGDSCCNPVSMGYIKKLVEKKIPGIYVLSLKIGSSLIQDMENSFFMNVNAQVSEVCRQLAQDPQLQHGYNAMGFSQGGQFLRAVAQRCPAPPMLSLISVGGQHQGVYGFPRCPGESSHLCDWIRRTLDLGAYSKAVQEHLVQAEYWHDPLKEEEYRKNSIFLADINQERGINETYKKNLMALKKFVMVKFLNDTMVDPPISEWFGFYKSGQAKETIPLQETSLYKEDRLGLQQMDKAGKLVFLGVQGDHLHFSEEWFDSTILPFLQ from the exons ATGGCGGCGCTCAGGGCGGCGGTGCCGGTGCTGGCGCTGCTCGGGCTGTGCCcgggccccgcggccgccgccgcgcccctGGTGATCTGGCACGGCATGG GAGACAGCTGCTGCAATCCGGTGAGCATGGGCTACATCAAAAAACTGGTGGAGAAGAAAATCCCCGGGATTTACGTCCTGTCGCTCAAGATCGGGAGCAGCCTGATCCAG GACATGGAGAACAGCTTCTTCATGAACGTCAACGCGCAGGTGAGCGAGGTGTGCCGGCAGCTGGCCCAGGACCCGCAGCTGCAGCACGGCTACAACGCCATGGGCTTCTCCCAGGGAGGCCAGTTCCT GAGGGCTGTGGCCCAGAggtgccctgctcctcccatgCTCAGCCTCATCTCCGTTGGAGGACAGCACCAAG GGGTTTATGGATTCCCTCGCTGCCCCGGGGAGAGCTCCCACCTGTGCGACTGGATCCGCAGAACCCTGGACCTGGGGGCCTACAGCaaggcagtgcaggagca cttgGTGCAGGCAGAGTATTGGCATGACCCATTGAAGGAGGAGGAGTACAggaaaaacagcattttcctggCTGACATCAACCAGGAGAGG GGCATCAATGAGACCTACAAGAAGAAcctgatggctctgaagaaGTTTGTGATGGTGAAATTCCTCAATGATACCATGGTGGACCCTCCAATCTCTGAG TGGTTTGGGTTTTACAAAAGTGGCCAAGCCAAGGAGACCATCCCACTGCAGGAGACCTCGCTGTACAAAgag GATcgcctggggctgcagcagatgGACAAGGCAGGGAAGTTGGTGttcctgggggtgcagggggatcACCTGCACTTCTCAGAAGAGTGGTTTGACAGCACCATCCTCCCCTTCCTGCAGTga
- the RPL11 gene encoding 60S ribosomal protein L11, with protein sequence MAQDQGEKENPMRELRIRKLCLNICVGESGDRLTRAAKVLEQLTGQTPVFSKARYTVRSFGIRRNEKIAVHCTVRGAKAEEILEKGLKVREYELRKNNFSDTGNFGFGIQEHIDLGIKYDPSIGIYGLDFYVVLGRPGFSIADKKRRTGNIGAKHRIGKEEAMRWFQQKYDGIILPGK encoded by the exons ATGGCG CAGGACCAAGGTGAGAAGGAGAACCCGATGCGGGAGCTGCGGATCCGCAAACTCTGCCTCAACATCTGCGTCGGGGAGAGCGGGGATCGGCTCACCCGCGCCGCCaaggtgctggagcagctcacGGGGCAGACCCCCGTGTTCTCCAAAG CCCGGTACACGGTGAGGTCCTTCGGGATCAGGAGAAACGAGAAAATCGCTGTTCACTGCACGGTTCGTGGGGCCAAAGCAGAGGAGATCCTGGAGAAGGGGTTGAAG GTGCGAGAATACGAGCTGAGGAAAAACAACTTCTCAGACACGGGGAACTTTGGCTTTGGGATCCAGGAACACATCGATCTGGGCATTAAATACGATCCCAGTATTGGGATTTATGGCCTGGATTTCTATGTG gtgctgggcaggCCGGGTTTCAGCATTGCTGACAAGAAACGCAGGACTGGCAACATCGGGGCCAAGCACAGGATTGGCAAGGAGGAGGCCATGCGCTGGTTCCAGCAGAAG TATGATGGCATCATCCTTCCTGGTAAATGA
- the ELOA gene encoding elongin-A codes for MAESVLEVVGRLQARLAGSAEPKKLLKSLKRLSELPITVDILVETGVGKTVNSLRKHELVGDFAKDLVARWKKLVPVAQEAERNNLDSEDRDYERSSSSKRHQESSLREDEEADQEYSEPFQPSCSQSYSPDHREKKSKRHPRPERAYETYSYSSHQGKGWGRSSPVLSSDQEYSDCGQAVSPEPSESPQDMDTDPYASEEQEEPALFPRKANKGHSFQEKLGAGRERGDVCDKGNASRSKEHKSSHKKQRLDGRGDDRSSAFSPERLHKASFKEQLRESPVAAGSKEKQRTSEGGKKEKNRESGASRKEKPHSEESLENHVKKQKHRDSEKSKLEKSKQSLESSNSEKRKAESDSGNRIKEKGGSGSLKSSEGKRKISDVDKKSVGFSSNSGEGEAEDEFEQPTMSFESYLSYDQPQKKKKKVVKPSAGSAGDKDRGHSKQNGSKATTNSSSSSQKSPSHKRTSEKKAEKKSPEPPKPKRIILDVVPTLPDIPLPPIQANYRPLPSIESITCSQTKRKAVSSPVEESEAGFTGRRLNSKMQVYSGSKTAYLPKMMSLYQQCIRVLSNNIDSIYEVGGVPFSVLEPVLERCTPEQLYRIEECNHVLVEDTDQLWHNHCLRDFKNEKPEEFESWREMYLRLHDAREQRLLMLARNIGSAHANKPKGRVAKMAFVNSAAKPPRDVRRRQEKFGTGGPLVPEKTKIKPVLYPPSKSHARASDEQSYDGPSTSSAHSAPSSGSTFSSYDPRKPPVKKIAPMMAKTIKAFKNRFSRR; via the exons ATGGCGGAGTCGGTGCTGGAAGTTGTGGGCCGGCTCCAGGCGCGGCTGGCGGGCAGCGCCGAGCCCAAGAAG CTGCTGAAGAGTCTGAAGAGGCTGTCAGAGTTACCCATCACAGTTGACATTCTCGTG GAGACAGGAGTTGGGAAGACTGTGAACAGCCTGAGGAAACATGAGCTGGTGGGAGACTTTGCCAAGGACCTGGTGGCCAGGTGGAAGAAGCTGGTGCCGGTGGCGCAGGAGGCAGAGCG AAATAACCTGGACTCCGAAGACCGTGACTACGAGAGGAGCAGCTCGAGCAAAAGGCATCAGGAATCCTCCCTCAGAGAGGATGAGGAGGCTGATCAGGAATACTCAGAACCCTTCCAGCCTTCTTGCAGCCAGTCCTATAGCCCAGATCATAGGGAAAAGAAGTCCAAAAGGCATCCTAGGCCTGAGAGAGCCTATGAGACTTACAGCTATAGCAGCCACCAGGGGAAGGGTTGGGGCAGATCCTCCCCGGTGCTCTCTTCAGACCAGGAGTACTCGGACTGTGGGCAAGCTGTGTCACCTGAGCCCAGTGAGAGCCCTCAGGATATGGACACAGACCCTTACGCCTCTGAGGAGCAGGAAGAACCAGCACTATTCCCTAGGAAAGCCAATAAAGGGCACAGCTTCCAGGAGAAGCTGGGGGCAGGCCGGGAGCGCGGCGACGTCTGCGACAAAGGGAACGCAAGTCGGAGCAAAGAGCACAAATCCTCGCACAAGAAACAGCGACTCGATGGCAGAGGGGATGACAGGAGCTCTGCCTTCAGCCCTGAGAGGTTGCACAAGGCTTCCTTCAAGGAGCAGCTCCGAGAATcccctgtggcagcaggcagcaaggAGAAGCAGAGGACGTCAGAGGGCGGCAAAAAGGAGAAGAATCGGGAAAGCGGCGCCTCCAGGAAGGAGAAGCCGCACTCGGAGGAATCTTTGGAGAACCATGTCAAGAAGCAAAAGCATCGGGACTCTGAGAAGAGCAAATTGGAAAAGTccaagcagagcctggagagctctaactcagagaaaaggaaagctgaGAGTGACTCAGGCAATAGGATCAAGGAAAAGGGGGGTTCTGGGAGCTTAAAGTCTTCGGAGGGGAAGCGCAAAATCTCCGATGTGGACAAAAAATCGGTGGGGTTTTCCTCAAATtctggggagggggaagcaGAGGATGAGTTTGAACAACCTACAATGTCCTTTGAGTCATATCTCAGCTATGACCagccccagaaaaagaaaaagaaagtggtGAAACCCTCAGCTGGGTCAGCTGGGGACAAAGACAGAGGGCACAGCAAACAGAACGGATCCAAAGCCACTAccaacagctccagctccagtcAGAAAAGTCCCAGCCACAAGAGAACAAGtgagaaaaaggcagagaagaaaTCCCCTGAGCCTCCTAAACCAAAGAGG ataATTTTAGATGTGGTCCCGACGTTACCAGACATCCCCCTGCCCCCCATCCAGGCCAATTATCGTCCTCTTCCCTCCATCGAGTCCATCAcctgctcccagacaaaaaggAAAG CTGTGTCCTCGCCGGTGGAGGAGAGCGAAGCTGGTTTCACAGGCCGCCGGTTAAATTCCAAAATGCAGGTGTACTCTGGCTCCAAAACTGCCTACCTCCCAAAGATGATGTCCCTGTACCAGCAGTGTATCAGGGTCCTCAGCAACAACATCGACT CAATCTATGAAGTGGGTGGTGTCCCTTTCTCAGTGCTGGAGCCGGTGTTGGAGAGGTGCACCCCGGAGCAGCTGTATCGCATCGAGGAATGTAACCAT gtgctggtgGAGGACACAGATCAGCTGTGGCACAACCACTGCCTGCGAGACTTCAAGAACGAGAAGCCCGAGGAGTTCGAGTCGTGGCGGGAGATGTACCTGCGGCTGCACGACGCGCGCGAGCAGCGCCTGCTCATGCTGGCACGCAACATCGGCTCTGCCCACGCCAACAAGCCCaaag ggagagtggccaagatggcaTTTGTGAACTCTGCAGCCAAGCCCCCTCGGGACGTTCGGAGGAGGCAGGAGAAGTTTGGAACTGGAGGCCCTCTCGTGCCAGAGAAGACCAA AATAAAACCAGTCCTGTACCCACCCAGCAAAAGCCACGCTCGGGCCAGTGACGAGCAGTCCTACGATGggcccagcaccagcagcgcCCACTCGGCCCCGTCTTCAGGTAGCACCTTCTCCTCCTACGACCCCAGGAAACCCCCTGTGAAGA AAATTGCACCAATGATGGCAAAGACTATCAAAGCTTTCAAGAACAGGTTCTCTCGGAGATAA